In one Leptospiraceae bacterium genomic region, the following are encoded:
- the nuoL gene encoding NADH-quinone oxidoreductase subunit L, protein MLDLFALVVLLPLAGFLINGLLYKKMPEKLAATLGTLAVAIPFFITLGAFLEYKPLTATAPHYFTLFEWMQAGNFQINIGYQVDQLSLYMTLIITGIGSLIHLYSIGYMHGEEGFNRFFVYLNLFIFSMLNLVLGDNLVLMFLGWEGVGLCSYLLIGFYYDKDFAANAGMKAFITNRIGDVGFAVGIILTYWYTGSVKYSEILQAMPAAEGFKEIINFVAIAFFIGAMGKSAQIPLYVWLPDAMAGPTPVSALIHAATMVTAGVFMIARLNPIFLAATSASTFIAFVGAITAFFAATIGIFQNDIKKVLAYSTVSQLGYMFIAMGVGAYTAGMFHLMTHAFFKALLFLGSGSVIHAMHHEQDMRNMGNVKQYMKITWFTFLIGTLAIAGIPPFSGFFSKDLILEKAFTYHHYGKVIWLLGISGAICTAFYMFRLVFLTFYGKERIDHHTKEHMHESPITITLPLMILAFFAAVMGLVQIPHILFGGNHLLESYFKPIFSQGESIVAAWGIKQEPHHLSAGLEWGLLIGSVAIALIGIAYAYKKFISGAQVPPKDEDMQGLPKTIYAKYYVDEIYESAFIQPLIQLSNWLSAFFDKKVIDGIVEGTGKVFLAISERVRKLQTGIVGDYAFSIVIGTILVIAYLLFSGA, encoded by the coding sequence ATGTTAGATCTATTCGCTCTTGTTGTTCTTTTACCCCTGGCCGGATTTTTAATTAATGGTCTTCTTTATAAAAAGATGCCGGAAAAGCTGGCTGCTACCCTGGGCACTCTGGCTGTAGCGATTCCTTTCTTTATTACCCTGGGAGCTTTTCTGGAGTATAAACCTCTTACGGCTACTGCACCACATTATTTCACTCTTTTCGAGTGGATGCAGGCCGGGAATTTTCAGATTAATATTGGCTATCAGGTAGACCAGCTTTCTCTGTACATGACTTTGATTATCACAGGAATCGGTTCTCTGATTCACTTGTATAGTATTGGCTATATGCACGGAGAAGAGGGCTTCAACCGTTTCTTTGTCTATCTGAACCTTTTTATTTTCTCCATGCTGAACCTGGTATTAGGAGATAACCTTGTCCTGATGTTTTTAGGCTGGGAAGGTGTGGGACTCTGTTCTTACCTTCTAATTGGTTTCTACTATGACAAGGATTTCGCGGCCAATGCCGGAATGAAAGCGTTTATCACGAACCGTATCGGGGATGTGGGTTTTGCTGTAGGAATTATCCTCACCTACTGGTATACCGGAAGCGTGAAGTACTCCGAAATCTTACAGGCTATGCCGGCAGCAGAAGGTTTTAAAGAAATTATTAACTTTGTAGCGATTGCCTTTTTTATCGGAGCCATGGGTAAATCGGCCCAGATTCCTCTTTATGTCTGGCTTCCCGATGCGATGGCAGGACCGACTCCCGTGTCTGCCCTTATCCACGCAGCGACTATGGTGACAGCCGGTGTATTCATGATAGCGAGGCTTAACCCGATTTTCTTAGCTGCTACATCCGCGAGCACCTTCATTGCTTTTGTAGGAGCCATTACTGCCTTTTTTGCAGCGACTATAGGGATTTTCCAGAATGACATCAAGAAAGTTCTGGCCTATTCCACCGTATCCCAGCTCGGCTACATGTTTATTGCCATGGGAGTCGGAGCCTATACGGCGGGAATGTTTCATTTGATGACCCATGCTTTTTTTAAAGCCCTCCTCTTCCTCGGTTCGGGTTCTGTGATTCACGCCATGCACCACGAGCAGGACATGAGAAATATGGGGAATGTGAAACAGTATATGAAAATTACCTGGTTTACTTTTCTCATCGGAACCCTGGCCATTGCCGGTATTCCGCCTTTTAGTGGTTTCTTCTCCAAAGACCTGATTTTAGAAAAGGCTTTTACCTATCATCATTACGGAAAAGTTATCTGGCTTCTGGGAATTTCCGGAGCCATTTGCACGGCTTTCTATATGTTTCGCCTCGTTTTTCTTACCTTTTATGGAAAAGAAAGAATCGACCATCACACAAAAGAGCATATGCACGAATCGCCGATTACCATTACCTTGCCTCTCATGATTCTTGCTTTCTTTGCAGCTGTGATGGGACTGGTTCAGATTCCTCACATCCTATTTGGCGGAAACCATCTCTTAGAAAGCTATTTTAAACCCATTTTTTCACAGGGAGAAAGTATTGTAGCTGCCTGGGGAATCAAACAGGAACCTCATCATCTCAGTGCGGGTCTGGAATGGGGACTTTTAATTGGTTCGGTTGCAATTGCTCTCATCGGTATCGCTTATGCCTATAAGAAGTTTATTTCAGGTGCACAGGTACCTCCGAAAGACGAAGATATGCAGGGTCTACCTAAAACCATTTATGCCAAATACTATGTGGATGAGATTTATGAGTCCGCTTTTATCCAACCTCTAATCCAGCTTTCTAACTGGTTATCCGCTTTCTTTGATAAGAAAGTGATAGATGGAATCGTAGAAGGAACCGGGAAGGTTTTTCTTGCTATCTCGGAAAGAGTTCGGAAATTACAAACGGGTATCGTTGGAGATTATGCTTTCTCGATTGTAATCGGAACTATACTTGTGATCGCTTATTTACTCTTCAGTGGAGCTTAA
- a CDS encoding NADH-quinone oxidoreductase subunit M, with amino-acid sequence MPESILTLITFSPLLGVFLIAFLKKETAIKWASALITLLSFVISLPLMKAFDKSHSGLQFIHRVPDWIVSGNLRIDYYMGLDGVALLLFVLTSFLFFISSVASWTYIKKRQKEFYISLLLLEVGVFGVFSAGNLVLFYVFWELMLIPMALLIGIWGGANRLYAAIKFFIYTMAGSVLMLAAILILYFKTGIITIEELSTSPLYEISHELQLFLFFAFALSFAIKIPVFPVHTWLPDAHTEAPTAGSVILAGVLLKMGTYGFIRFCIPFFPGISLEYAGFIMSLAVIGIIYGALVAMVQKDGKKLIAYSSVSHLGFCLLGLMSFTEEGVMGGMIQMINHGVSTGMLFLMIGMIYERTHTRMIADYGGIAKVVPTFAIFFMIAMLSSVGLPGMNGFVGEFLVLLGTLKANVVLGILAGTGVVWAAAYLLWFTKRFLFGEVTNENNKSLSDLNAREIGVLIPMVILIFWFGLYPKPFMDYLKPSVNVYLNSASVKAITERNAKSFEEKTYKDYISLGVKPGSFEERLKGYTGKYALLIEKSSKKEPGHSEPEKPKTPDVHKDTH; translated from the coding sequence ATGCCAGAATCTATATTAACCCTCATCACATTTTCTCCCCTCCTGGGAGTTTTCCTCATTGCCTTTTTAAAAAAAGAAACGGCTATCAAATGGGCAAGTGCACTTATCACCCTCTTGAGTTTTGTGATAAGTCTACCCCTAATGAAAGCTTTTGATAAAAGCCATTCCGGTTTACAGTTTATCCACAGAGTTCCCGATTGGATTGTCTCCGGGAACCTGAGAATTGACTACTATATGGGTCTTGATGGAGTGGCTCTACTACTCTTTGTCCTGACTTCCTTTTTGTTTTTTATTTCCAGTGTAGCTTCCTGGACCTATATTAAAAAACGTCAGAAAGAATTCTACATTTCTCTTCTTTTGCTTGAAGTAGGAGTTTTCGGAGTTTTCTCTGCCGGGAACCTCGTTCTTTTTTATGTATTCTGGGAACTCATGCTTATTCCTATGGCTCTTCTCATCGGTATCTGGGGAGGAGCGAACAGACTGTATGCAGCCATCAAGTTTTTCATCTATACCATGGCAGGTTCGGTTCTTATGCTGGCCGCTATTCTTATCCTGTATTTCAAAACGGGAATTATAACGATAGAAGAACTTTCTACTTCTCCCTTATACGAGATTTCTCATGAACTTCAGCTCTTCCTTTTCTTTGCTTTTGCCCTGAGCTTTGCCATCAAAATCCCGGTTTTCCCGGTACATACCTGGTTACCTGATGCACACACCGAGGCTCCGACTGCCGGTTCCGTAATTCTTGCGGGAGTGCTTTTGAAAATGGGAACCTACGGTTTTATCCGCTTCTGTATACCTTTCTTTCCCGGCATTTCTCTGGAATATGCAGGATTTATCATGTCTCTCGCGGTTATCGGCATTATCTACGGTGCACTTGTAGCCATGGTTCAGAAAGATGGAAAGAAGCTGATTGCCTATAGTTCGGTTTCTCACCTTGGCTTCTGTCTTCTGGGCCTTATGAGTTTTACGGAAGAAGGCGTTATGGGTGGAATGATCCAGATGATAAACCACGGGGTTTCAACCGGTATGCTCTTCCTTATGATCGGGATGATTTACGAGAGAACTCATACCCGAATGATAGCCGATTACGGTGGAATCGCGAAGGTAGTTCCAACTTTCGCCATATTTTTTATGATAGCCATGCTTTCTTCTGTAGGCCTTCCCGGTATGAATGGTTTCGTGGGAGAATTCCTGGTTTTACTCGGAACTTTAAAAGCCAATGTGGTTCTCGGAATTCTTGCCGGAACGGGGGTTGTCTGGGCTGCGGCTTATCTTCTCTGGTTCACCAAGCGTTTTCTTTTTGGAGAAGTTACAAATGAGAACAATAAATCACTTTCTGATTTAAATGCAAGAGAAATTGGGGTTTTGATTCCTATGGTAATTCTAATTTTCTGGTTTGGTTTATACCCCAAACCGTTTATGGATTATCTAAAGCCTTCTGTGAATGTTTACCTGAACTCGGCTTCGGTAAAGGCCATTACTGAAAGGAATGCTAAATCTTTCGAAGAAAAAACATACAAAGACTACATAAGTCTTGGTGTAAAACCCGGTTCTTTTGAAGAGCGTTTAAAAGGTTATACCGGGAAATATGCTCTTTTAATTGAAAAGAGTTCTAAGAAAGAACCGGGACATTCCGAGCCGGAAAAACCAAAAACTCCGGATGTACATAAGGATACTCATTAA
- a CDS encoding NADH-quinone oxidoreductase subunit N — MNIIPAKADILSILPALILSGGGLILLVLQFFSKSEERRLPRYFTGLILTIALWKTLDSGFGYPGFGRYFRDQITFTTVSSWLNLLYVITALLTVIASPRILKQHNVNFPEFYPLLLFATTGMFFMTSASDLILMFVGLETLSIALYVMIGMARNEMSCLEASLKYFLLGAFTSGFMLMGIAFLYGGSGSTLMITAFQPIIDGTATTYSKIGLGLLLVGVAFKIALVPFHSWTPDVYEGALTTMTGFMASAPKAAAMGLMLIIFQYLFPVIQNTSWNILIGGLAFLSMTFGNILALKQDNLKRVLAYSSISHAGYVVAGIACGANLEVVYYLVIYAFTNIAAFSIIAYLENGKNIITYSSLRYLVKTKPWSAIGLVALFFSLGGIPPLGGFWTKLFLFQKIAESDSPLNRFLLITGVINSAIAIFYYLRLTVNAFMTEETGEVVEESIPASWGLSFTSILGILIVSLSWIIFQPSSL, encoded by the coding sequence ATGAATATTATACCTGCAAAAGCTGATATACTTTCAATCTTACCCGCTCTGATTCTGAGCGGAGGCGGTCTGATTCTTCTTGTCTTGCAATTTTTTTCTAAGTCTGAAGAAAGGAGATTACCGAGATATTTCACCGGTCTGATTCTTACTATAGCCCTCTGGAAAACACTGGATAGTGGTTTTGGTTATCCGGGCTTCGGTCGTTATTTTCGTGACCAAATTACCTTTACTACAGTTTCGAGCTGGCTAAATCTTCTTTATGTAATTACAGCCCTTCTGACAGTTATTGCTTCTCCGAGAATATTAAAGCAGCATAATGTAAACTTTCCCGAATTTTATCCGCTTCTTCTTTTTGCTACAACCGGGATGTTCTTTATGACCTCAGCTTCAGATTTAATCCTGATGTTTGTAGGCTTGGAAACCCTTTCTATTGCGTTGTATGTAATGATTGGAATGGCAAGAAACGAAATGTCCTGTCTGGAAGCGAGCCTGAAGTATTTTCTTTTAGGAGCCTTTACTTCCGGGTTTATGCTCATGGGAATCGCCTTCTTATACGGAGGAAGCGGTTCTACTTTGATGATAACCGCTTTTCAACCCATCATAGATGGAACCGCAACTACCTATTCCAAAATCGGTCTCGGACTTCTATTGGTGGGAGTGGCTTTTAAAATCGCCCTGGTTCCTTTTCACTCCTGGACCCCGGATGTATACGAAGGAGCCCTGACTACCATGACAGGATTTATGGCTTCGGCTCCGAAAGCAGCAGCTATGGGGCTTATGCTAATTATCTTCCAGTATCTCTTCCCGGTAATTCAGAATACTTCCTGGAATATTCTTATAGGGGGCCTTGCTTTTCTCTCTATGACTTTCGGAAATATTCTTGCTCTAAAGCAGGATAATCTCAAGCGGGTTCTGGCTTACTCTTCCATTTCTCACGCCGGTTATGTGGTAGCGGGGATCGCCTGTGGAGCGAACTTGGAAGTAGTTTACTATCTGGTTATATACGCATTTACGAATATAGCGGCCTTCTCGATTATCGCTTATCTCGAAAACGGAAAGAATATCATTACCTATTCAAGTCTGCGTTACCTGGTAAAAACCAAACCCTGGTCGGCTATAGGGCTTGTTGCTCTTTTCTTTTCTTTAGGTGGCATTCCTCCTTTAGGTGGATTCTGGACAAAGTTGTTCCTATTTCAAAAAATTGCCGAGTCGGATAGTCCTTTAAATCGCTTCTTACTTATCACGGGGGTTATTAACTCTGCCATCGCGATTTTCTATTACTTGAGACTTACTGTGAACGCTTTCATGACAGAAGAAACCGGAGAAGTTGTTGAAGAAAGTATTCCTGCAAGCTGGGGCCTCTCTTTTACTTCTATCCTGGGGATTCTTATTGTTTCCTTAAGCTGGATTATTTTTCAACCATCCAGCCTATAA
- a CDS encoding amidohydrolase yields MKKKLSLFILLIGIIYLSYILLNADFPKEKETIYYNGNVITLEDSNPKAEAVLIQDGLIRSVGTNEDILKLQTKNTKLVNMKGKFLLPGFIDPHTHPDISAFLHGMVDLSGFKHKTHAEVWAHFEKSVKQYKKGEWILCKGLDSILIPDLKTPHISYLDKIAPENPVVILSQSLHSYWANTKAFQDAGITKDTPAPSQSSFYEKDERGNLTGLIVEQEAFGPIREAMLKATPKSRLMKNVETVMDTYARRGFTTIVTAGLTSKDKIILKLYEHLSAKKPSFSSSLLSLFGIFPKRKPMPRHFVYLRKDATKLLPLPSEKGDDFFRVAGLKLWYDGSPYTGSMYLEEPYFRSQLTEKELHISSGHRGKALLEKEELEDLIKQYSEDKWQILIHVQGDRAIRESLEAFEKVQKTVDIRPLRHRLEHCLLLDKTWLERMKQVNLSPSLHINHIYYYGLALQDSILGKERTAKILPLRSITDTSLAFSLHADQPMFESEPFSLMATAIQRQTREGFVINPDETIDRLTALKSLTTMAAWQIGMEDKLGSIREGKYADLILLDDNPLSIPIEKLRNIRVLKTLIHGNPVQ; encoded by the coding sequence ATGAAAAAAAAATTATCCCTCTTTATACTTCTTATAGGAATCATCTATCTTTCTTATATACTCCTTAATGCTGATTTTCCAAAAGAGAAGGAAACCATCTATTACAACGGAAACGTAATTACTCTCGAAGATTCTAATCCGAAAGCCGAGGCTGTTTTAATTCAAGATGGACTTATCCGCTCTGTAGGGACAAATGAAGATATTCTTAAACTCCAAACAAAAAATACAAAGCTTGTGAATATGAAGGGAAAATTTCTTCTACCCGGTTTTATAGATCCTCATACGCATCCCGATATTTCGGCCTTTCTGCACGGAATGGTGGATTTATCCGGCTTTAAGCACAAAACCCATGCAGAAGTTTGGGCTCATTTTGAAAAAAGTGTAAAACAATATAAGAAGGGAGAATGGATTTTATGCAAGGGTCTGGACTCAATTTTAATTCCGGATTTAAAAACACCCCACATTTCTTATCTGGATAAAATAGCTCCTGAAAATCCGGTCGTCATTCTATCCCAGAGTTTACATTCTTACTGGGCAAATACAAAAGCCTTTCAGGATGCAGGAATAACAAAAGATACTCCGGCACCCTCCCAATCAAGCTTCTATGAAAAAGATGAGAGAGGAAATTTGACCGGATTGATCGTAGAGCAGGAAGCTTTCGGTCCTATACGGGAAGCCATGTTAAAAGCTACTCCGAAAAGTAGGCTTATGAAAAATGTAGAAACCGTGATGGACACCTATGCCAGAAGGGGTTTTACTACTATAGTCACAGCGGGCCTTACTTCTAAAGATAAGATTATCCTAAAATTATATGAGCACCTTTCCGCAAAAAAACCTAGTTTTTCTTCTTCGCTTCTTTCTCTATTTGGAATTTTTCCGAAGCGAAAGCCCATGCCGAGACATTTCGTCTACTTACGTAAAGATGCAACAAAACTTCTTCCCCTTCCTTCTGAAAAAGGAGATGATTTTTTCCGGGTAGCCGGCCTAAAACTCTGGTATGATGGCTCTCCCTATACCGGTTCTATGTATCTCGAAGAACCCTATTTTCGTTCTCAGCTAACAGAGAAGGAACTGCATATTTCTTCAGGTCATAGAGGAAAGGCCCTTCTCGAAAAAGAAGAACTCGAAGATTTAATAAAGCAGTATAGCGAGGATAAGTGGCAGATTCTGATTCATGTTCAGGGAGACAGGGCTATACGGGAAAGTTTAGAAGCTTTTGAAAAGGTACAAAAGACTGTAGATATTCGTCCTTTGCGGCATCGACTTGAACATTGCCTGCTTCTGGATAAAACCTGGCTTGAAAGAATGAAACAAGTAAACCTTTCTCCGAGTCTTCACATTAACCACATTTACTACTATGGCCTTGCTCTACAGGATTCCATTTTAGGAAAAGAGAGGACTGCAAAAATATTGCCTTTGCGTTCTATTACGGATACGAGCCTGGCCTTTTCATTACATGCCGATCAACCTATGTTTGAAAGTGAGCCTTTTTCCTTGATGGCAACAGCCATTCAACGACAAACAAGAGAAGGCTTTGTTATAAATCCTGATGAAACCATTGATAGACTTACAGCCTTGAAGTCTCTGACAACAATGGCTGCCTGGCAAATCGGCATGGAAGATAAACTCGGCTCTATTCGAGAAGGCAAATATGCAGATTTAATTCTTTTGGATGATAATCCTCTCAGCATCCCCATTGAAAAGCTAAGGAATATCCGGGTTTTAAAGACTCTTATTCACGGAAACCCGGTTCAATAA
- a CDS encoding MotA/TolQ/ExbB proton channel family protein: MTTRAIAYTALLLSALYFTSPVLISQSLPDTKDKVTNPAEKTPAKTPEKTEEKKEVSQAESKSPGLVDLFFKGGWSMYPLALASIIGLGVAFERLYFFFATRLISKGYNQGLVDAIEEKGLEGAKEFIETHKKDKISEVLVNGMDVSREDPDLFAKGIEREAGEVLVTLERGLVVLASVSTIAPLIGFLGTVSGMINAFDAIANADQVNAKVVAGGIKEALITTATGLIVAIPAMAFYQYLTGKVNAFAAEVEEAANRIYKEYLKKQATKVS; encoded by the coding sequence ATGACAACGAGGGCAATCGCGTATACAGCCCTTTTATTATCTGCTTTATATTTTACCTCACCGGTTTTAATTTCTCAGAGTTTACCGGATACAAAGGATAAGGTTACCAATCCCGCTGAAAAAACACCGGCAAAGACCCCTGAAAAAACTGAAGAAAAAAAAGAAGTAAGCCAGGCTGAAAGTAAATCACCCGGTCTTGTAGACCTGTTTTTTAAAGGTGGCTGGTCCATGTATCCTCTGGCCCTTGCCTCTATTATCGGGCTCGGAGTTGCTTTTGAAAGGCTATATTTCTTTTTTGCTACCCGCCTTATTTCGAAAGGTTACAACCAGGGGCTTGTAGATGCTATCGAAGAGAAAGGTCTGGAAGGTGCTAAAGAATTTATTGAGACACATAAGAAAGATAAAATTTCGGAAGTTCTGGTAAATGGAATGGATGTATCCAGGGAAGATCCGGATCTGTTCGCCAAAGGTATAGAAAGAGAAGCCGGAGAAGTTTTAGTAACCCTTGAAAGAGGACTTGTAGTTCTTGCTTCTGTTTCCACGATTGCTCCTCTTATCGGGTTTTTGGGAACTGTTTCCGGGATGATTAATGCTTTTGATGCAATTGCCAATGCCGATCAGGTGAATGCAAAGGTGGTTGCCGGAGGGATTAAAGAAGCTCTGATTACTACTGCCACCGGTCTTATTGTAGCCATACCTGCTATGGCCTTTTATCAATATCTTACAGGTAAGGTAAATGCATTTGCTGCCGAGGTAGAAGAAGCTGCCAACCGTATATATAAAGAATACCTGAAAAAGCAGGCTACGAAGGTTAGTTAA
- a CDS encoding biopolymer transporter ExbD has protein sequence MISLRKKTEMEEISAASMSDIAFLLLVFFMVTAVFFVKEGLDIDLPRKKANAQKIMKEDLYDFIVTNKEISLENKLLGKKRTYGTFAEFKTELSKIEVPNLSEKVALIRTEGKTPYGNMLEVLSAIQEKGFKKISVKRK, from the coding sequence ATGATTTCTCTCAGGAAGAAAACAGAAATGGAAGAAATATCGGCAGCATCCATGTCCGATATCGCCTTCTTACTTCTCGTGTTTTTCATGGTAACGGCTGTTTTTTTTGTGAAAGAAGGTTTGGATATAGACCTTCCGAGAAAGAAAGCCAATGCTCAGAAAATAATGAAAGAAGATTTGTATGACTTCATTGTTACAAATAAAGAGATAAGCCTTGAAAATAAACTTCTGGGTAAGAAAAGAACCTATGGAACTTTTGCTGAATTTAAAACAGAGTTATCTAAAATAGAAGTTCCTAATTTATCGGAAAAGGTAGCCCTGATTCGAACAGAAGGAAAAACTCCTTACGGTAATATGCTTGAGGTTCTTTCAGCAATTCAAGAAAAGGGGTTTAAGAAGATCTCGGTAAAGAGGAAATAA
- a CDS encoding biopolymer transporter ExbD, with translation MFRRRKKNAPNIPVSSMADIAFLLLVFFMVTSVLETDPEVQIAVPEVKGGKQLKKKISNIYLSKDGAIFYNTMRVSMPEAVNYVRAKLATTPDLRVLIHADKEIEYEKVDKAFLLLREAGALKVSLVTQTAPGGE, from the coding sequence ATGTTTCGAAGACGAAAAAAGAACGCACCTAACATTCCCGTTAGTTCTATGGCAGACATTGCATTTCTTCTGCTTGTTTTCTTCATGGTGACTTCGGTATTGGAAACCGATCCGGAGGTTCAAATTGCTGTTCCCGAAGTGAAGGGAGGGAAGCAATTAAAGAAGAAAATTTCGAATATCTATCTGAGTAAAGATGGTGCTATCTTCTATAATACTATGCGGGTTTCTATGCCGGAAGCCGTGAATTATGTAAGAGCCAAGTTAGCAACGACTCCTGACCTGCGGGTTTTAATTCATGCAGACAAAGAAATCGAATATGAAAAAGTGGATAAGGCCTTTTTATTACTCCGGGAGGCCGGGGCTTTAAAAGTCTCTCTGGTTACACAGACTGCACCGGGAGGTGAGTAA
- a CDS encoding energy transducer TonB yields MEKELPNPVPQKKGRRRTALEKTHRFIDRNRMNVGLSLSLILQLLLLFFWYVPKPSLEDKTKNVAEDIAFVDVNLQAPTTNAPDIPDDGEIELTDKKIIKKDEPDPRISGAQDAVFSGATAPVDLSPTARPEYTAEARSNGITGTITLEVIIADSGEVLRVRSVGKKLGFGLEEAAIRTYRKKKFSPSILDGKPITVKVLVPIRFSLN; encoded by the coding sequence ATGGAAAAAGAGTTACCTAATCCGGTTCCGCAGAAAAAGGGCAGAAGAAGAACCGCTCTCGAAAAAACGCATCGGTTTATCGACCGAAACAGGATGAACGTAGGTTTAAGCCTTTCTCTGATTTTACAGCTCCTGTTGCTATTTTTCTGGTATGTCCCAAAACCTAGTTTGGAAGATAAGACAAAAAATGTAGCGGAAGATATCGCCTTTGTAGATGTGAATTTACAGGCACCTACGACCAATGCTCCTGATATCCCGGATGATGGAGAAATAGAGCTGACAGATAAAAAGATAATAAAAAAAGATGAGCCGGATCCGAGAATCTCCGGTGCACAGGACGCTGTTTTTTCCGGTGCAACTGCTCCTGTGGATCTAAGTCCTACGGCAAGACCGGAGTATACGGCAGAGGCCAGGTCAAACGGTATCACGGGAACGATTACTCTGGAGGTGATAATTGCCGATTCGGGGGAAGTTCTGCGGGTGCGCTCGGTGGGAAAAAAGCTCGGTTTTGGTCTTGAGGAAGCAGCCATCCGTACCTACAGAAAGAAGAAATTCTCTCCTTCTATTCTGGATGGTAAACCGATTACTGTAAAAGTCCTGGTTCCTATTCGATTTAGTCTCAATTAG
- a CDS encoding YceI family protein encodes MFKKIAFFLFLVFLLSYCKPSTKTCSFIYEPKTTNLEWTAYKFTQMLGVKGSFKDVDVKGLKAGKTIEESVTDLTFSIKTSGVDTKLPERDAKLVKYFFAKLLKGETLEGKFQNVGLNKADLVLKINNEEKTIPLEYSIENETRVSLKTKINLLDWNAKEALDSLNAICKDLHTGTDGISKLWPDVEIKVVSTFQKKCE; translated from the coding sequence TTGTTTAAAAAAATTGCTTTTTTTCTATTTCTTGTCTTTTTGCTTTCTTATTGTAAGCCTTCTACGAAAACCTGTTCCTTTATTTACGAACCTAAAACTACTAATCTCGAATGGACTGCCTATAAATTTACCCAGATGCTGGGTGTGAAAGGAAGTTTTAAAGATGTAGATGTAAAGGGCTTGAAAGCAGGTAAAACTATAGAAGAATCGGTGACCGATTTAACATTTTCCATTAAAACCTCCGGTGTTGATACCAAGCTTCCGGAACGTGATGCAAAGCTTGTAAAATACTTTTTTGCAAAACTTCTTAAGGGAGAAACCTTAGAAGGTAAATTTCAAAATGTCGGCTTAAACAAAGCTGATTTAGTATTGAAAATCAATAATGAAGAAAAAACAATACCACTTGAATACAGTATAGAAAATGAGACCAGGGTAAGCCTAAAAACCAAAATCAACCTTTTAGATTGGAATGCAAAAGAAGCACTTGATTCATTAAATGCGATTTGTAAAGATCTACATACCGGAACAGATGGAATTTCAAAACTCTGGCCGGATGTAGAAATCAAAGTAGTTTCAACTTTTCAAAAAAAATGTGAATAA
- a CDS encoding YceI family protein — protein sequence MRYFFSFYILFFSLQPLFSKECKFFFDRYNSHLQWTAYKFTEKIGVDGTFSRFKVKNLRPSESIMKTVGGIVFAIDPASINTMNKTRDRVILRHFFGNLKGRKKIYGTFRNIYSDSAQLVLSMNKKKIKTPVKYSIIGEDQLEVSGTLDLTEWNAQKALHKLNIACTDTHKGKDGLSYLWPLVDFKVIAKFTKACK from the coding sequence ATGAGATACTTTTTCAGCTTCTATATCCTGTTTTTTAGCCTTCAGCCTTTGTTTTCAAAAGAATGTAAATTCTTTTTTGATAGATATAACTCGCATCTACAGTGGACGGCTTATAAATTTACAGAGAAAATAGGGGTTGATGGTACATTTAGCCGGTTTAAAGTAAAAAATCTGAGACCTTCTGAGTCCATTATGAAAACGGTTGGTGGAATTGTTTTTGCTATTGACCCGGCGAGCATTAATACAATGAATAAAACCAGGGATCGAGTGATTCTTCGCCATTTCTTCGGAAACCTGAAAGGACGAAAAAAGATTTATGGAACATTTCGAAATATTTATTCAGACTCAGCCCAATTAGTTTTGAGTATGAATAAGAAGAAAATCAAGACCCCGGTTAAATATTCGATTATCGGAGAAGACCAACTGGAAGTAAGCGGAACTTTGGATCTCACGGAATGGAATGCTCAAAAAGCTCTTCATAAGCTAAACATTGCCTGTACAGATACCCATAAAGGTAAGGATGGTTTGAGTTATCTCTGGCCTCTTGTAGATTTTAAAGTAATTGCTAAATTTACAAAAGCGTGTAAGTAG